The sequence below is a genomic window from Terriglobales bacterium.
GGGCAAATGATCGATTATCTGCGTCGCCGTCTGCTGCTCGAAGACAAACCGCTGCGGTTGAAGCGTCTGCTGCAGCCAATGCAATCACGCAACGCTCTGATCTGCACGTTTCTAGCACTGCTCGAACTCGTGAGGCTGCAAGCCATTCTTCTTCGACAGGACAAAGTCTTTGGAGAAGTCTTTATCAAGAAGCACGAGAACTTTGAAGCCGTGATGGCTGAAGGAGCCGCCGTTCGGGACGACTGGAAGTAAAAGCTGAGCAGCACAGCAGCTCAGGAGCTTAGAAGCTTTTTCATGAGCCTTAAAGCCAAAATCGAAGCCATCATCTACGCCGCCGAAGAGCCGGTAACAGTGGAGCAGATTATCGCCGTCGTTGCCGACGAGTTATCAACCGAACAGGCAGCCCAACCCGCAGAAAACGTATTGCCCATTGACGGCGCGCAGCCGCAAACGGAAGAACAGGCCCCTGAGCAAACTCTCTCTGACGCGAAACAGGAAGCCAAGCAGCAGCGTGACCGCGCGCGCCGTCGCGTTCGCGAAATCATCGAGCAACTTACTGCGGAGTACGAA
It includes:
- a CDS encoding segregation/condensation protein A; translated protein: GQMIDYLRRRLLLEDKPLRLKRLLQPMQSRNALICTFLALLELVRLQAILLRQDKVFGEVFIKKHENFEAVMAEGAAVRDDWK